In one window of Streptomyces griseus subsp. griseus DNA:
- a CDS encoding ABC transporter ATP-binding protein — protein MASVTFDKASRVYPGSTKPAVDQLEIDIADGEFLVLVGPSGCGKSTSLRMLAGLEDVNGGAIRIGDRDVTHLPPKDRDIAMVFQNYALYPHMSVADNMGFALKIAGVNKTDIRAKVEEAAKMLDLTDYLDRKPKALSGGQRQRVAMGRAIVREPQVFLMDEPLSNLDAKLRVSTRTQIASLQRRLGITTVYVTHDQVEALTMGDRVAVLKDGLLQQVDSPRNMYDRPANLFVAGFIGSPAMNLVEVPITDGGVKFGNSVVPVSREALSAAADRGDTTVTVGIRPEHFDIVEHGGAAAKALTKDATDEPAGLAVSVNVVEELGADGFVYGAAQVAGEHKDLVVRVGGRAVPEKGTELHVVPRPDELHVFATSTGERLTN, from the coding sequence GCGTCCCGCGTCTACCCCGGCTCCACGAAGCCGGCCGTGGACCAGCTTGAGATCGACATCGCGGACGGTGAGTTCCTCGTCCTCGTCGGTCCTTCCGGTTGCGGTAAGTCGACCTCCCTGCGCATGCTCGCGGGTCTCGAGGACGTCAACGGCGGCGCGATCCGCATCGGTGACCGCGATGTCACGCACCTGCCGCCGAAGGACCGGGACATCGCCATGGTGTTCCAGAACTACGCGCTCTACCCGCACATGTCCGTCGCGGACAACATGGGCTTCGCGCTGAAGATCGCCGGTGTGAACAAGACCGACATCCGGGCGAAGGTCGAAGAGGCCGCCAAGATGCTGGACCTCACCGACTACCTGGACCGCAAGCCGAAGGCGCTCTCCGGTGGTCAGCGGCAGCGTGTGGCGATGGGCCGGGCCATCGTGCGGGAGCCGCAGGTCTTCCTCATGGACGAGCCGCTGTCGAACCTCGACGCCAAGCTCCGTGTCTCCACCCGTACGCAGATCGCCTCGCTCCAGCGCCGCCTCGGCATCACCACCGTCTACGTCACCCACGACCAGGTCGAGGCCCTCACCATGGGCGACCGGGTCGCGGTGCTGAAGGACGGGCTGCTCCAGCAGGTCGACTCGCCGCGCAACATGTACGACCGGCCGGCCAACCTCTTCGTCGCCGGCTTCATCGGCTCCCCCGCGATGAACCTGGTCGAGGTCCCGATCACCGACGGTGGCGTGAAGTTCGGCAACAGCGTCGTCCCGGTCTCGCGTGAGGCGCTGTCCGCCGCCGCCGACCGTGGTGACACCACCGTCACGGTCGGCATCCGGCCCGAGCACTTCGACATCGTCGAGCACGGTGGCGCCGCCGCGAAGGCCCTCACCAAGGACGCCACGGACGAGCCGGCCGGTCTCGCCGTCTCCGTGAACGTCGTCGAGGAGCTCGGCGCCGACGGCTTCGTCTACGGTGCCGCGCAGGTCGCCGGTGAGCACAAGGACCTGGTCGTCCGCGTCGGCGGCCGTGCCGTGCCGGAGAAGGGCACCGAGCTGCACGTCGTCCCGCGCCCGGACGAGCTGCACGTCTTCGCCACGTCGACCGGTGAGCGCCTCACCAACTGA
- the rlmB gene encoding 23S rRNA (guanosine(2251)-2'-O)-methyltransferase RlmB — translation MAGNSQRRNRRTSNKKGMQVGSGGQRRRGLEGKGPTPPASARKGHKKNRVANAQAKQAAARRPAPRRGGVKGTSEMVVGRNPVYEALRDGVPATTLYVQQYIDNDERVRDALKLAGERGNINLMEAPRPELDRMTNGLNHQGLVLQVPPYEYAHPEDLTAAAYDNNEDPLIVALDGVTDPRNLGAIVRSVSAFGGHGVVVPERRAAGMTAGAWKSSAGTAARTPVSRVTNLTRALEGYQKAGLTVVGLAADGEHTVEDLEQLAGPVVIVIGSEGKGLGRLVGETCDYRVRISMPGGAESLNAGVAAGIVLYEVARRRG, via the coding sequence ATGGCCGGGAACAGCCAGCGCAGGAACCGCCGCACGTCCAACAAGAAGGGCATGCAGGTCGGCAGCGGTGGTCAGCGACGCCGTGGTCTCGAAGGCAAGGGACCCACGCCGCCCGCCTCCGCCCGCAAGGGACACAAGAAGAACCGGGTGGCCAACGCCCAGGCCAAGCAGGCCGCCGCCCGCCGCCCCGCGCCCCGGCGCGGCGGTGTGAAGGGCACCTCCGAGATGGTCGTGGGCCGCAACCCGGTCTACGAGGCCCTGCGCGACGGTGTGCCCGCCACCACCCTCTACGTCCAGCAGTACATCGACAACGACGAGCGCGTCCGTGACGCCCTCAAGCTCGCGGGCGAGCGCGGCAACATCAACCTGATGGAGGCCCCGCGCCCCGAGCTGGACCGGATGACGAACGGCCTGAACCACCAGGGCCTCGTCCTCCAGGTCCCGCCGTACGAGTACGCGCACCCGGAGGACCTCACCGCCGCCGCGTACGACAACAACGAGGACCCGCTGATCGTCGCCCTCGACGGCGTCACGGACCCCCGCAACCTCGGCGCGATCGTCCGCTCGGTCTCCGCGTTCGGCGGCCACGGCGTGGTCGTCCCCGAGCGCCGCGCGGCCGGTATGACCGCCGGTGCGTGGAAGTCCTCGGCCGGTACGGCGGCCCGCACCCCGGTCTCCCGGGTCACCAACCTGACCCGCGCCCTGGAGGGCTACCAGAAGGCGGGCCTCACGGTCGTCGGCCTCGCCGCCGACGGCGAGCACACGGTCGAGGACCTGGAGCAGCTGGCCGGTCCGGTCGTCATCGTCATCGGCAGCGAGGGCAAGGGGCTGGGCCGCCTCGTCGGCGAGACCTGCGACTACCGCGTCCGGATCTCCATGCCGGGCGGCGCCGAATCGCTCAACGCCGGTGTCGCGGCGGGGATCGTGCTCTACGAGGTGGCGCGCCGCCGCGGATGA
- a CDS encoding DoxX family protein: MSVDTRTPRFDEQPALSMTKVDSDPAQVIVNHASFRVQLAPGQRARLRGLADTARIPAMSGAGGGRRRAPVVWSGRSAPGDPGATGLLQAVRNSTAGHLDTALTAGAANGHPAGATQVIPLLEETQPNPVLTAPQQPGRTGPLLPPMRQAVGAYDSADDGPEPPAADDDGYGEESSEARARRQGGDPVRHAYYPGHRMNLGVVLLPMRVLLGLIAIYAGMGKLCDPVYFDGGERGSMVKWLTSLHPWALAEPLRDFALSHPVGAGLTVAFLQVVVGVLTVFGLWQRVAASVGALLSAALLVTVSWRTVPVYEAPDIILLAAWSPLIIAGAPVYSVDGRLAGEAWRTLGPRSEIWDLRRRVLRRGTVVASVVIGLTLLIGSILGGAVRSADVVTVPGRNDYPTNRLPGQPLPQESSGERQASRTPQEQESRPEPTRSGEATAPATGGQATPGAPRDSGGGQSTGAGAQPSETQGAGQEPPQQNAPQQPPAATSAGPTSSGSTGGDGSTGGGSEPEAPPATGGGEGSSSGGGSSGGGRNPIGGLLG; encoded by the coding sequence ATGAGTGTGGACACCAGAACGCCTCGGTTCGACGAGCAACCCGCCCTGAGCATGACCAAGGTGGACAGCGACCCCGCGCAGGTCATCGTCAACCACGCCAGCTTCCGGGTGCAGCTCGCCCCGGGCCAGCGCGCACGGCTGCGCGGTCTCGCGGACACGGCCCGCATCCCCGCCATGAGCGGGGCCGGCGGCGGCCGCAGGCGGGCACCGGTCGTCTGGAGCGGCAGATCGGCCCCGGGCGACCCCGGCGCCACCGGCCTCCTCCAGGCCGTACGCAACTCCACCGCGGGCCACCTCGACACCGCGCTCACCGCCGGGGCCGCCAACGGCCACCCGGCGGGCGCGACCCAGGTCATCCCGCTTCTGGAGGAGACCCAGCCCAACCCCGTACTGACCGCACCGCAGCAGCCCGGGCGGACCGGTCCCCTCCTGCCGCCCATGCGCCAGGCCGTCGGGGCGTACGACTCCGCCGACGACGGGCCGGAGCCCCCCGCGGCCGACGACGACGGCTACGGGGAGGAGAGCTCCGAGGCCCGCGCCCGGCGCCAAGGCGGCGACCCCGTCCGGCACGCCTACTACCCCGGCCACCGGATGAACCTCGGGGTCGTCCTGCTCCCCATGCGGGTCCTCCTGGGCCTCATCGCCATCTACGCCGGTATGGGCAAGCTCTGCGACCCCGTCTACTTCGACGGCGGCGAGCGCGGCTCCATGGTCAAGTGGCTGACCTCGCTGCACCCCTGGGCGCTCGCCGAACCGCTGCGCGACTTCGCCCTCTCCCACCCGGTCGGCGCCGGGCTCACCGTCGCCTTCCTCCAGGTCGTCGTCGGCGTCCTCACCGTCTTCGGCCTCTGGCAGCGCGTCGCCGCCTCCGTGGGCGCCCTGCTCTCCGCCGCCCTCCTGGTGACGGTCAGCTGGCGCACGGTCCCGGTGTACGAAGCCCCCGACATCATCCTGCTGGCCGCCTGGAGCCCGTTGATCATCGCGGGTGCCCCCGTCTACTCCGTGGACGGACGGCTCGCGGGAGAGGCCTGGCGTACGCTCGGCCCGCGCTCCGAGATCTGGGACCTGCGCCGCCGCGTGCTGCGCCGCGGAACGGTCGTCGCCTCCGTCGTCATCGGCCTCACCCTTCTCATCGGCTCCATCCTCGGCGGCGCCGTCCGCTCGGCCGATGTCGTCACCGTCCCGGGCCGCAACGACTACCCGACCAACCGGCTTCCCGGCCAGCCGCTCCCACAGGAGTCCTCCGGCGAACGCCAGGCCTCCCGTACCCCCCAGGAGCAGGAGAGCCGCCCCGAGCCCACCCGCTCCGGCGAAGCCACCGCCCCCGCCACCGGCGGCCAGGCCACCCCCGGCGCCCCCCGCGACTCCGGCGGCGGCCAGAGCACCGGCGCCGGGGCCCAGCCCAGCGAGACCCAGGGCGCCGGGCAGGAACCCCCGCAGCAGAACGCCCCCCAGCAGCCCCCCGCCGCCACCAGCGCGGGCCCCACCTCCTCCGGCTCCACCGGCGGGGACGGCTCCACCGGCGGCGGCTCGGAGCCCGAGGCCCCGCCCGCCACGGGCGGCGGCGAAGGCTCCAGCTCGGGCGGCGGCTCCTCCGGCGGCGGCCGCAACCCCATCGGCGGCCTCCTCGGCTGA
- a CDS encoding nucleotidyltransferase family protein, whose translation MHTYPTQAVILAGGQGSRLRPYTDDRPKPMVEIPGTGTPIIGHQLSWLAAEGVTDAVVSCGHLAEVLQEWLESAVLPLRVTTVVEKEPLGRGGGLKYAAQRLPDPEQPWYATNGDIWTRFSLREMAAFHAERDATATLALARPRIPWGAVETDAFGHITDFIESPPSPYLINAGVYVFSPAFTGMLPDQGDHERTTFPRLARERRLAGYPLPHGAYWRAIDTAKDLTEAARELGSQGRG comes from the coding sequence ATGCATACGTATCCGACGCAGGCCGTGATCCTCGCCGGTGGCCAGGGGTCGCGGCTGCGGCCGTACACCGATGACCGTCCGAAGCCGATGGTCGAGATCCCGGGCACCGGGACCCCGATCATCGGCCACCAGCTCTCCTGGCTGGCCGCCGAGGGCGTGACCGACGCCGTGGTCTCCTGCGGGCATCTCGCCGAGGTGCTCCAGGAGTGGCTGGAGTCCGCCGTGCTGCCGCTGCGGGTCACCACCGTGGTGGAGAAGGAGCCGCTGGGCCGGGGCGGCGGGCTGAAGTACGCGGCGCAGCGGCTGCCCGATCCGGAGCAGCCCTGGTACGCCACCAACGGCGACATCTGGACGCGCTTCTCGTTGCGCGAGATGGCCGCGTTCCACGCCGAGCGCGACGCCACCGCCACGCTGGCTCTCGCCCGGCCCCGGATTCCTTGGGGGGCGGTGGAGACGGACGCCTTCGGGCACATCACGGACTTCATCGAGTCGCCGCCCTCGCCGTATCTGATCAATGCGGGGGTGTACGTGTTCTCCCCCGCGTTCACGGGGATGCTGCCGGATCAGGGCGACCACGAGCGGACGACGTTCCCGCGGCTGGCCCGGGAGCGCCGGCTGGCCGGGTATCCGCTGCCCCACGGGGCGTACTGGCGGGCGATCGACACCGCGAAGGACCTGACCGAGGCGGCGCGTGAGCTCGGCTCTCAGGGCCGCGGCTGA